One stretch of Prunus persica cultivar Lovell chromosome G1, Prunus_persica_NCBIv2, whole genome shotgun sequence DNA includes these proteins:
- the LOC18792302 gene encoding disease resistance protein RGA2, whose amino-acid sequence MPATICDLCNLQTLNLSNCSELRELPRGTARLIRLRHLHIDNCAKLYYMPPSIGNLCQLRTLPVFIVGCKIEDDITELLRLSNLQGKLKITHLERVRSIYDGHMYIMSWMSLRNFYSLELLWGNVDEGKSASNTSSRQSPRRNPLADLEVCNCLKPNHYIRKLSIKGYSGETFPDWMNMSGLENLTQVNLINCENCESLPTLGKLPVLKILNIQGMHSIINIGVEFSGEGDRSFSSLKELTLRDFPELKTWSIVDSAEAFICLDKLIITECPLLRSMPWFPRLQYLELQKCNQLIVRSASELNTLSTLVIDFFQDLFFLPKKLLQNNSRLKSLKIGCCEKLETLPHGLKSLTSLENLEIVECPSLICLPEEGMEGLCSLRSFSIENCAGLTSLPMGMKHLTALDNLTIMSCSNLVHLPDNFHCLVELRSVTIINCEKLTSLPEGMQHLKKLQILELRMCPKLTELPNWVEHLVSLRSLAISQCPNIRSLPEGLGRLSALQHLSIRDCPDLEHHYERGKGEGWEKISHVPYTYVESSALQQRQHIASTSQNP is encoded by the coding sequence ATGCCAGCAACAATCTGTGATCTCTGCAATTTGCAGACACTGAATCTTTCAAATTGCAGTGAGCTCAGGGAGTTACCAAGGGGTACAGCAAGGTTGATAAGACTGAGACATCTGCATATAGATAATTGTGCAAAACTTTATTACATGCCCCCATCAATCGGAAACTTATGCCAACTTCGGACTTTGCCAGTATTTATTGTAGGTTGCAAAATTGAAGATGACATTACTGAGCTTCTGAGACTGAGCAATCTTCAAGGCAAGTTAAAAATCACACACCTGGAGAGAGTTCGTTCTATATATGATGGGCACATGTATATTATGAGTTGGATGTCATTAAGAAACTTCTACTCATTGGAACTGTTATGGGGGAATGTTGATGAGGGTAAGTCAGCTAGTAACACATCCAGCAGACAAAGTCCCAGGCGCAATCCACTTGCTGATCTGGAAGTATGCAATTGTTTAAAACCAAACCACTATATAAGAAAGTTGTCCATAAAAGGTTATTCAGGAGAAACCTTTCCCGATTGGATGAATATGTCTGGCCTTGAAAATCTCACTCAGGTGAACTTAATTAACTGCGAAAACTGTGAGAGTCTTCCTACGCTTGGGAAACTTCCAGTTCTCAAGATCCTTAACATCCAAGGAATGCATTCCATCATAAACATCGGTGTTGAGTTCTCAGGTGAAGGTGACAGATCATTCTCGTCCCTGAAAGAACTTACCCTCAGAGACTTTCCTGAATTGAAAACTTGGAGCATTGTGGATTCCGCAGAAGCATTTATTTGTCTGGACAAACTAATCATCACAGAATGTCCATTGTTGAGGAGCATGCCATGGTTTCCACGTCTCCAATACTTGGAGCTGCAAAAGTGCAACCAATTGATAGTGAGGTCAGCGTCTGAGCTAAACACACTCTCCACCCTCGTTATTGACTTCTTTCAGGACTTATTctttctaccaaaaaaattgttgcAAAACAATTCGCGTTTGAAATCACTGAAAATTGGATGCTGTGAAAAACTAGAAACTTTGCCACATGGATTAAAAAGCCTCACTTCACTGGAGAACTTGGAAATTGTTGAGTGTCCTAGTTTAATCTGTTTGCCAGAGGAAGGCATGGAAGGCTTGTGCTCACTTCGATCATTCTCAATTGAGAATTGTGCCGGCTTAACATCTTTGCCAATGGGGATGAAACACCTCACAGCTCTTGATAACCTCACAATTATGTCTTGTTCAAACCTAGTTCATCTGCCAGATAATTTCCACTGCCTTGTGGAACTTAGAAGCGTGACAATTATAAACTGTGAAAAGCTCACATCTCTGCCGGAGGGAATGCAACACCTGAAGAAATTGCAAATTCTGGAACTTCGTATGTGCCCAAAACTCACGGAGCTTCCCAACTGGGTGGAGCATCTTGTTTCACTTCGATCTTTGGCAATCTCTCAGTGTCCAAATATAAGATCGTTGCCAGAAGGTTTAGGACGTCTAAGTGCACTGCAACACCTGTCCATCAGAGACTGTCCTGATCTTGAGCACCATTATGAGAGAGGAAAAGGCGAGGGCTGGGAGAAGATATCTCATGTCCCTTATACCTATGTTGAATCATCGGCATTGCAGCAGAGGCAACACATTGCGTCCACGTCACAAAATCCTTAG
- the LOC18788479 gene encoding ubiquitin-fold modifier-conjugating enzyme 1: MEGWDPNTKSTLTQIPLLTTKAGPRDGAAWTQRLKEEYKALIAYTQMNKSNDNDWFRISADNPEGTRWTGKCWYVHNLLKYEFDLQFDIPVTYPATAPELELPELDGKTQKMYRGGKICLTVHFKPLWAKNCPRFGIAHALCLGLAPWLAAEIPILVDSGMVKHKDDAASSAES, encoded by the exons atggagggtTGGGACCCGAACACGAAGTCGACGCTAACCCAGATCCCACTGTTGACGACGAAGGCCGGGCCGAGAGATGGGGCGGCATGGACGCAGAGGCTGAAGGAGGAGTACAAGGCTTTGATCGCCTACACCCAGATGAACAAGTCCAACGATAACGATTGGTTCCGAATCTCCGCGGACAATCCCGAGGGGACACGTTGGACCGGCAAGTGCTGGTACGTCCACAACCTCCTCAAGTACGAGTTCGATCTCCAGTTCGATATCCCTGTCACCTACCCTGCTACCGCACCTGAGCTCGAGCTCCCTGAGCTCGATGGCAAGACCCAAAAG ATGTATAGAGGGGGGAAGATCTGCTTGACAGTGCATTTCAAGCCGCTTTGGGCCAAGAACTG TCCGAGGTTTGGTATAGCACATGCACTATGTTTGGGTCTTGCACCATGGCTTGCAGCAGAGATTCCCATTCTTGTGGATTCTGGTATGGTTAAGCACAAAGATGATGCTGCATCATCAGCTGAATCTTAG